A single region of the Salvelinus sp. IW2-2015 linkage group LG20, ASM291031v2, whole genome shotgun sequence genome encodes:
- the LOC111981116 gene encoding receptor activity-modifying protein 1 isoform X1, with the protein MPCLAALQQTAAFTRLVSCYALQGSVLEVQAQSRWSSVSRGNSPMFTFSDMKGVLVFFAVLLSVLSDVILEERRVSSGLGCGNTYVNCEHYCDVCEYYPPRTECYATLFKETCYINFVVAMESLNNTDWCNWNNVKRMYNTFTMCTEEIAECLLIPWPNRMVENEFVNIHSRFFRDCPNEALSDPPPSIVFALVMTPICLIPIMVVLVVLKTKNGDGSS; encoded by the exons ATGCCGTGTCTAGCTGCATTACAGCAGACAGCAGCTTTCACCCGTCTAGTTTCTTGTTATGCCTTGCAGGGCTCGGTGTTAGAAGTTCAGGCTCAGTCTAGATGGTCGTCAGTTAGTAGGGGAAACTCTCCTATGTTCACTTTCTCTGACATGAAGGGAGTGCTTGTTTTCTTTGCGGtgctcctctctgttctttctg ACGTTATCCTCGAAGAGAGAAGAGTTTCCAGTGGATTAG GTTGTGGGAATACGTATGTTAACTGTGAACACTACTGTGACGTTTGTGAGTATTATCCCCCAAGGACGGAGTGCTACGCGACCTTATTTAAGgaaacctgctacattaattttGTAGTTGCCATGGAGTCATTAAACAACACAGACTGGTGCAACTGGAACAATGTGAAGAG GATGTATAACACCTTCACCATGTGCACGGAGGAGATAGCAGAGTGTCTGCTGATCCCCTGGCCCAACAGGATGGTGGAGAATGAGTTTGTAAACATCCATTCCAGGTTCTTCCGGGACTGTCCCAACGAGGCGCTGAGCGACCCCCCGCCAAGCATCGTGTTTGCCTTGGTGATGACCCCCATCTGCCTCATCCCCATCATGGTGGTCCTGGTGGTGCTCAAGACCAAGAACGGAGATGGCAGCTCCTGA
- the LOC111981116 gene encoding receptor activity-modifying protein 1 isoform X3, with protein MKAPNPSPVSSSSFSFLTLLLWALSSTAAGLIGHYEAPQVTTPGFTSRHDSTTYANYQYHDVILEERRVSSGLGCGNTYVNCEHYCDVCEYYPPRTECYATLFKETCYINFVVAMESLNNTDWCNWNNVKRMYNTFTMCTEEIAECLLIPWPNRMVENEFVNIHSRFFRDCPNEALSDPPPSIVFALVMTPICLIPIMVVLVVLKTKNGDGSS; from the exons ATGAAAGCCCCTAATCCGTCTCCCGtgtcttcttcttccttctcctttctGACTCTTCTTCTCTGGG CACTGAGCTCTACAGCAGCTGGCCTGATAGGACATTATGAGGCGCCACAAGTTACCACACCAG GTTTCACTTCACGGCATGACTCAACAACATATGCAAACTACCAATACCACG ACGTTATCCTCGAAGAGAGAAGAGTTTCCAGTGGATTAG GTTGTGGGAATACGTATGTTAACTGTGAACACTACTGTGACGTTTGTGAGTATTATCCCCCAAGGACGGAGTGCTACGCGACCTTATTTAAGgaaacctgctacattaattttGTAGTTGCCATGGAGTCATTAAACAACACAGACTGGTGCAACTGGAACAATGTGAAGAG GATGTATAACACCTTCACCATGTGCACGGAGGAGATAGCAGAGTGTCTGCTGATCCCCTGGCCCAACAGGATGGTGGAGAATGAGTTTGTAAACATCCATTCCAGGTTCTTCCGGGACTGTCCCAACGAGGCGCTGAGCGACCCCCCGCCAAGCATCGTGTTTGCCTTGGTGATGACCCCCATCTGCCTCATCCCCATCATGGTGGTCCTGGTGGTGCTCAAGACCAAGAACGGAGATGGCAGCTCCTGA
- the LOC111981116 gene encoding receptor activity-modifying protein 1 isoform X2: protein MKAPNPSPVSSSSCCFLPLLLWALSSTAAGLIGHYEAPQVTTPGFTSRHDSTTYANYQYHDVILEERRVSSGLGCGNTYVNCEHYCDVCEYYPPRTECYATLFKETCYINFVVAMESLNNTDWCNWNNVKRMYNTFTMCTEEIAECLLIPWPNRMVENEFVNIHSRFFRDCPNEALSDPPPSIVFALVMTPICLIPIMVVLVVLKTKNGDGSS, encoded by the exons ATGAAAGCCCCTAATCCGTCTCCCGTGTCTTCTTCTTCTTGCTGCTTTCTGCCTCTTCTTCTCTGGG CACTGAGCTCTACAGCAGCTGGCCTGATAGGACATTATGAGGCGCCACAAGTTACCACACCAG GTTTCACTTCACGGCATGACTCAACAACATATGCAAACTACCAATACCACG ACGTTATCCTCGAAGAGAGAAGAGTTTCCAGTGGATTAG GTTGTGGGAATACGTATGTTAACTGTGAACACTACTGTGACGTTTGTGAGTATTATCCCCCAAGGACGGAGTGCTACGCGACCTTATTTAAGgaaacctgctacattaattttGTAGTTGCCATGGAGTCATTAAACAACACAGACTGGTGCAACTGGAACAATGTGAAGAG GATGTATAACACCTTCACCATGTGCACGGAGGAGATAGCAGAGTGTCTGCTGATCCCCTGGCCCAACAGGATGGTGGAGAATGAGTTTGTAAACATCCATTCCAGGTTCTTCCGGGACTGTCCCAACGAGGCGCTGAGCGACCCCCCGCCAAGCATCGTGTTTGCCTTGGTGATGACCCCCATCTGCCTCATCCCCATCATGGTGGTCCTGGTGGTGCTCAAGACCAAGAACGGAGATGGCAGCTCCTGA